Proteins encoded within one genomic window of Bombus pyrosoma isolate SC7728 linkage group LG13, ASM1482585v1, whole genome shotgun sequence:
- the LOC122574311 gene encoding LOW QUALITY PROTEIN: chromatin-remodeling ATPase INO80-like (The sequence of the model RefSeq protein was modified relative to this genomic sequence to represent the inferred CDS: deleted 1 base in 1 codon) gives MILNPAKYILKVDTNSDPGAIDDFCDDIQYLDEKKEIAPDNVEPLYEELKKIYDWNEDETKVKPRIKGDQRMYQESYGKVDPIDRVAGEPFKDQVEPPQVHDDPTKTFVSSPNLSPLLLVYTGSGKSEIGERTYPAVSSGRHESHAANVSRSNYFALKSTDDMFKGGSEQSNSTGEKLRGPSAIGTTGEWQTQKVSGVRNGGAKGKDAVSWSLTGQKQYIDTDSRSPYENRKYLESQVPRGWEHVQNIDRVKQTIVSSKDLHESFVEPLEWIDDFDKDIRVRLSRSLKTVDSNTLAYIESSTTKYEKSSVNGFIDRAPIENGTTLKTEDSTKVALVSHPPLDIQQLFQDDRRTKREVATIYDTYDDDEDRRNRDSERMDYDLYSSDKEKTSDNFQLLNSYDDTDDENQELFNSKDVREYDYLDDDEDDYAGIVRNADSKRKEHAVKKKSYGKALKKGRRKIVPLSRVRIAENEDIARTKR, from the exons ATGATACTAAATCCGGCGAAGTATATTCTCAAAGTGGATACAAATTCGGATCCGGGAGCAATCGACGATTTCTGCGATGATATCCAATATCTGGATGAAAA AAAAGAAATAGCGCCTGACAACGTGGAACCACTGTACGAagagttaaaaaaaatatacgactGGAACGAGGACGAGACGAAAGTAAAACCTCGAATAAAGGGAGATCAAAGGATGTATCAGGAATCTTACGGCAAAGTAGATCCCATCGATAGAGTAGCGGGTGAACCGTTTAAAGATCAAGTCGAGCCTCCGCAAGTTCACGATGATCCGACTAAAACATTCG TTTCCAGCCCCAACTTATCGCCTCTTTTGCTCGTTTACACTGGATCAGGGAAATCCGAAATTGGCGAAAGAACGTACCCAGCCGTATCATCTGGTCGGCACGAAAGCCACGCCGCGAACGTTTCCCGAAGTAATTATTTTGCTCTTAAAAGCACAGACGATATGTTTAAAGGCGGGTCGGAGCAAAGTAACAGCACCGGGGAAAAATTACGAGGACCTAGCGCTATCGGAACGACCGGTGAATGGCAAACACAAAAG GTGAGCGGAGTGAGAAACGGCGGGGCAAAAGGAAAAGATGCCGTGAGCTGGTCATTAACGGGCCAGAAGCAATATATTGACACAGATTCGCGTTCTCCTTACGAGAACCGTAAATATCTGGAATCACAGGTTCCACGTGGATGGGAACACGTCCAAAATATAGATCGCGTGAAACAGACGATCGTTAGCTCTAAGGACCTGCATGAATCTTTTGTCGAGCCCCTGGAATGGATCGACGATTTCGACAAAGACATAAGGGTCAGACTCAGCAGAAGCTTGAAAACCGTCGATTCGAACACGCTTGCATATATTGAATCTAGTACaacgaaatatgaaaagagTTCGGTTAATGGTTTCATCGATAGGGCTCCGATTGAAAATGGAACGACGTTAAAGACTGAAGATTCCACCAAGGTTGCTCTCGTTAGCCATCCGCCTTTAGATAttcaacaattatttcaagatGATAGAAGAACGAAAAGGGAAGTTGCGACTATTTATGATACGTATGACGATGACGAGGATCGACGTAATCGCGATTCCGAGAGAATGGACTACGATCTGTATTCGAGCGATAAAGAAAAGACGAGCGACAATTTTCAACTATTAAACTCGTACGATGACACAGATGATGAGAATCAGGAGCTATTTAACTCGAAGGATGTTCGGGAGTATGATTATCtggacgacgacgaggacgattACGCAGGCATCGTTAGAAACGCAgattcaaaaagaaaagaacatgCCGTTAAGAAGAAGAGTTATGGGAAAGcgttg aaaaaaggaagaaggaagatcGTGCCGCTAAGTCGAGTAAGAATCGCAGAAAACGAAGACATCGCAAGAACAAAAAGATGA
- the LOC122574381 gene encoding putative WEB family protein At1g65010, chloroplastic: protein MDENSPALNKFLQDVLKAQTDLKWIDQALRDVNREKDWKKNSQNVNKLREKRGSGENYETTRQLNRNTYRDENPLELSQRSRFDNDMTFKRNVDLDDVDAYEKGKKRKEVHLSPAYDKETIDDQIRKNWSKTKDLCSLSDWLNSYKNSGNEKDKFEDRWIHDYDASQRNRLNSLDGDKEANAEAGNALIVRNQRAETKKNEATSLESLRETILELKKSLNETDKKRRENSKNLDTWSVKEKQSNKQEQKKRTAGGRNNYRKSENDDEGNFGWWESLGAERLNLKKREPSTEDLDEKNAHLKVWRTKRTGVNNDDGNPKLFHRAGFGDPYLEEDTLKELHDRKRRSKGTPSDEKRHLNEAEDGNKSAADEKNSIKISKTSGCGVADASGKIESLSNDLQARNAFERESELTNNPADTVASDVSKAATDESKNTETGGNCEQSDLSRENQNAMENKLMKNKEKGESPEGNSLQTYESTTNELQAASSTETPNQENVGSSKGEQVIKAFEPQRHLRENNERAKEVEETDDEHDELSSQVKRSAKDSGNINILVKSENKNLIEFSNADGESKKLPNGGQSPFVLNIVDVKKKTIVENEQKGGKSVSMLYNMKLHKSQVDKPVEGANKRDAEPRNDEVPVGSVVLDFRKNKLKEVPYEDTPASTNTMKERNVDEKRLENSADLDKGSEQSGVNEEGTRNWFGEAARNQMAMNVDHGAAEKCNDLGGKDKFTNAEGRFNDNKEKGDSVQGSNKEAEPNGENKEGRNKKYREIFIMTNGIDDRIMNDKYGQRRILQYMEYSNDDVEDTDVNYSDKEEEENQHQAAAEKSDAATRRKERAAYSDKKKDKVNLLIKEKIDKKKKPRQRKRRNPSVIEYYDYDSNLEQQDHESLSPTSEQQRIKNNYQDKSAIESDAGPGNHACTSPSKN, encoded by the exons ATGGACGAGAACAGTCCAGCACTAAATAAGTTCCTACAAGATGTTCTGAAGGCTCAAACCGATTTAAAGTGGATAGATCAAGCACTGCGTGATGTTAATCGCGAGAAGGATTGGAAGAA GAACAgtcaaaatgttaataaattacgCGAGAAAAGAGGCTCCGGCGAGAACTACGAAACTACACGGCAGTTGAATAGAAATACGTACAGAGATGAAAATCCTCTGGAACTTTCCCAGAGATCGCGTTTTGATAATGACATGACGTTCAAGAGGAACGTCGATCTCGATGACGTCGATGCGTATGAAAAGGG aaagaagagaaaagaggttCACCTTTCTCCCGCCTATGACAAAGAAACGATAGACGATCAGATTCGGAAAAACTGGTCCAAGACGAAGGATCTTTGTTCTCTGAGCGACTGGCTGAACTCGTACAAAAACTCCGGGAACGAAAAGGATAAATTTGAGGATCGATGGATCCACGATTACGACGCCAGTCAAAGAAATAGACTTA attccTTGGACGGTGACAAAGAAGCAAACGCGGAAGCGGGTAACGCGTTGATCGTGAGAAATCAACGAGccgaaacgaagaagaacgagGCGACGTCGCTGGAATCTCTCAGAGAAACGATATTAGAACTAAAAAAAAGCCTGAATGAAACTGACAAAAAACGGCGCGAGAATTCCAAAAATTTGGATACTTGGAGTGTTAAAGAAAAGCAGAGCAACAAGCAGGAACAGAAGAAGCGAACTGCTGGTGGAAGGAACAACTACCGAAAAAGCGAAAACGATGACGAAG GAAACTTCGGCTGGTGGGAAAGTCTAGGAGCAGAAaggttgaatttaaaaaagcgTGAGCCAAGCACCGAGGATCTTGATGAGAAGAATGCTCATCTGAAAGTGTGGAGAACGAAGAGGACTGGAGTTAATAACGACGATGGTAACCCGAAACTCTTTCATAGAGCGGGGTTTGGGGACCCGTACCTTGAAGAGGACACGCTAAAAGAGCTTCATGACCGTAAAAGACGCAGCAAAGGAACGCCGTCAGATGAGAAACGTCATTTAAACGAAGCTGAGGATGGAAACAAGTCGGCAGCTGATgagaaaaattccataaaaatatcaaagacaTCTGGCTGCGGCGTCGCGGATGCTTCCGGTAAAATAGAATCTTTGTCGAATGATTTGCAAGCAAGGAACGCTTTCGAACGTGAGAGCGAATTAACGAATAATCCGGCAGATACCGTGGCTTCCGACGTCTCAAAGGCGGCCACGGATGAGAGTAAAAACACGGAAACAGGCGGAAATTGCGAACAATCGGATCTATCGCGGGAAAATCAGAACGCGATGGAAAACAAGTTGAtgaagaacaaagaaaaggGTGAAAGTCCCGAGGGAAATTCTTTGCAAACCTACGAATCCACGACGAATGAATTGCAGGCTGCTTCGTCTACCGAAACCCCGAATCAAGAAAATGTCGGCTCGAGCAAGGGAGAACAGGTGATCAAAGCCTTTGAACCTCAGAGGCATTTGCGCGAAAACAACGAACGCGCAAAAGAAGTCGAAGAAACCGACGACGAGCACGACGAATTGTCTTCGCAGGTGAAGAGATCTGCCAAAGATTCTGGAAATATCAATATCCTGGTCAAATCAGAAAACAAGAATCTGATCGAGTTCAGTAACGCGGATGGCGAGAGTAAAAAATTACCGAACGGTGGACAATCGCCGTTCGTGTTGAATATAGTTGACgtgaagaagaagacgatCGTGGAGAACGAGCAGAAAGGTGGAAAATCGGTTTCGATGCTTTACAACATGAAGTTACACAAGTCACAGGTCGATAAGCCTGTCGAAGGTGCGAATAAACGAGATGCAGAGCCGAGAAACGACGAAGTTCCGGTTGGTAGCGTGGTGCTTGATTTTCGGAAGAATAAACTTAAGGAAGTGCCATACGAAGACACGCCCGCGTCTACGAACACgatgaaagaaaggaacgtGGATGAGAAACGACTTGAGAACTCTGCAGACCTCGACAAAGGATCGGAACAAAGCGGCGTCAATGAAGAAGGAACTCGAAACTGGTTCGGAGAGGCAGCTCGTAATCAGATGGCTATGAACGTCGATCACGGTGCAGCTGAGAAATGTAATGACCTAGGCGGAAAGGATAAATTTACGAACGCAGAGGGGCggtttaacgataataaagaGAAGGGAGACTCCGTTCAGGGATCTAATAAGGAGGCAGAGCCGAACGGAGAGaataaagaaggaagaaataagaaatatagagaaatattcataatgaCCAATGGAATAGATGATAGGATAATGAATGATAAATATGGTCAGAGAAGGATATTGCAGTATATGGAGTACTCTAACGACGATGTCGAAGATACCGATGTGAATTACAGTgacaaagaggaagaggaaaatcAACATCAGGCTGCTGCAG AGAAAAGCGACGCAGCAACACGAAGGAAAGAACGAGCCGCGTACAgcgacaaaaagaaagataaagtgAATCTGTTGATTAAAgagaaaatcgacaaaaagaaaaaacctCGCCAGAGAAAAAGACGTAATCCAAGTGTAATCGAATACTACGATTACGATAGCAACCTCGAGCAGCAGGATCACGAATCGTTGTCACCGACAAGCGAGCAACAgcgaattaaaaacaattatcaAGACAAGAGCGCCATCGAATCCGACGCGGGACCTGGTAATCACGCGTGCACTTCCCCATCGAAAAACTAA